A genomic segment from Gammaproteobacteria bacterium encodes:
- a CDS encoding PilT/PilU family type 4a pilus ATPase, with amino-acid sequence MERDQAIKLMRELLQKMVDSEASDLFITAGFPPALKVDGLVKPVANTQLTAAQSASLVRSIMNDKQSKEFDATKECNFAISPKPIGRFRVNAFVQQGMMGAVLRRITTDIPEFDQLCLPPILKDVVMGKRGLVIIVGGTGSGKSTTLAAMIGHRNANSRGHIVTIEDPVEYVHPHRGCVITQREVGVDTESWHMALKNTLRQAPDVILIGEIRDRDTMEYGVQFAETGHLCLATLHANSANQALDRIINFFPEERRDQLLMDLSLNIKGLISQRLIPTENGQGRIAAMEIMLNSPLIADLIFKGDVAQIKEVMAKSNRLGMKTFDQALFDLYEEGLIGYEDALRNADSKNELRLRIKLESKREFQATEEGGQSLRIMDGEQGGSSF; translated from the coding sequence GCTGCAAAAGATGGTCGACAGCGAGGCCTCAGACTTGTTCATTACGGCGGGTTTTCCGCCGGCACTGAAAGTCGACGGCCTTGTAAAGCCTGTCGCCAATACGCAGCTTACTGCTGCCCAGAGCGCGTCACTGGTACGTTCGATCATGAACGACAAGCAGAGTAAGGAATTCGATGCCACCAAGGAATGCAATTTCGCCATCAGCCCAAAGCCAATAGGTCGTTTTCGCGTTAACGCCTTCGTACAGCAGGGCATGATGGGCGCGGTACTGCGCCGGATAACCACTGACATCCCCGAGTTTGATCAGCTGTGCCTGCCGCCGATACTCAAGGATGTGGTGATGGGCAAGCGCGGCCTGGTCATTATTGTCGGCGGCACCGGTTCGGGTAAGTCGACCACACTTGCTGCCATGATCGGTCATCGCAATGCCAATTCCCGCGGCCATATCGTCACAATCGAGGACCCGGTGGAATACGTGCATCCGCACCGTGGCTGCGTGATTACGCAGCGCGAAGTGGGCGTCGACACCGAGTCATGGCACATGGCATTGAAAAACACCTTGCGCCAGGCACCCGATGTCATTCTTATCGGCGAAATTCGCGACCGCGACACCATGGAATACGGCGTGCAGTTTGCCGAGACCGGCCACCTCTGTCTCGCTACCCTGCATGCCAACAGCGCGAACCAGGCGCTCGATCGCATCATCAACTTTTTTCCCGAGGAGCGCCGAGACCAGCTGCTGATGGACTTGTCGCTGAACATCAAGGGTTTGATATCGCAGCGACTGATTCCAACGGAAAACGGCCAGGGCCGTATTGCAGCGATGGAAATCATGCTCAACTCGCCACTTATCGCCGACCTGATATTCAAGGGCGACGTCGCGCAAATCAAGGAGGTGATGGCGAAATCAAACCGGCTCGGCATGAAGACCTTTGACCAGGCGCTGTTCGATCTGTACGAGGAAGGCCTCATCGGATACGAAGATGCGCTGCGTAACGCAGACTCGAAGAACGAGCTGCGCTTGCGTATCAAGCTCGAGAGCAAGCGCGAGTTCCAGGCTACGGAAGAAGGTGGCCAGTCGCTGCGTATCATGGACGGCGAGCAGGGCGGTTCGAGCTTCTGA